A single region of the Streptomyces sp. NBC_00425 genome encodes:
- the glpK gene encoding glycerol kinase GlpK, with protein MADFVGAVDQGTTSTRFMIFDHSGNEVAKHQLEHAQILPRSGWVEHDPVEIWERTNSVIQNALRHGNLSPEDLAAIGITNQRETTVVWDPRNGRPYYNAIVWQDTRTDSIAAALERSGKGDVIRRKAGLPPATYFSGGKIQWILENVDGVREAAEAGHALFGNTDAWVLWNLTGGPDGGVHATDVTNASRTMLMDLETLDWDDELLGFFGVPRQMLPTINPSSHREAYGVTRTSRPLRAAIPIAGVLGDQQAATVGQVCYAPGEAKNTYGTGNFLVLNTGTELVRSQHGLLTTVAYQFGDSPAIYALEGSIAVTGSAVQWLRDQMKIIKDAAESEALARSVEDNGGMYFVPAFSGLFAPYWRSDARGAIVGLARYNDNGHLARATLESICYQSRDVVEAMEQDSGVHLDVLKVDGGVTANDLCMQIQADVLGVPVSRPVVAETTALGAAYAAGLATGFWRDTDELRTHWQESKRWEPQWSEDQRAEGYAGWKKAVERTLDWAKVE; from the coding sequence ATGGCTGACTTCGTGGGCGCGGTGGACCAAGGCACCACCAGCACCCGTTTCATGATCTTCGACCACTCCGGCAACGAGGTGGCGAAGCACCAGCTGGAGCACGCCCAGATCCTTCCGCGCTCGGGGTGGGTCGAACACGACCCGGTGGAGATCTGGGAGCGCACCAACTCCGTGATCCAGAACGCTCTGCGGCACGGCAACCTCTCACCCGAGGACCTGGCCGCGATCGGCATCACCAACCAGCGTGAGACCACAGTGGTGTGGGACCCGCGCAACGGGCGTCCCTACTACAACGCCATCGTGTGGCAGGACACCCGCACCGACTCCATCGCGGCTGCCCTGGAACGCTCCGGCAAGGGCGACGTCATTCGCCGCAAGGCGGGGCTGCCGCCGGCGACCTACTTCTCCGGCGGCAAGATCCAGTGGATTCTGGAGAACGTCGACGGCGTCCGCGAGGCGGCGGAGGCGGGCCACGCCCTCTTCGGCAACACCGACGCCTGGGTCCTGTGGAACCTCACCGGCGGCCCCGACGGCGGTGTCCACGCGACCGACGTGACCAACGCCAGCCGCACCATGCTGATGGACCTGGAGACCCTCGACTGGGACGACGAGCTGCTGGGCTTCTTCGGCGTCCCCCGCCAGATGCTGCCCACCATCAACCCGTCCTCCCACCGCGAGGCGTACGGGGTGACCCGCACCTCCCGGCCGCTTCGCGCCGCCATCCCCATCGCCGGAGTGCTGGGCGACCAGCAGGCGGCCACCGTGGGACAGGTCTGCTACGCGCCGGGCGAAGCCAAGAACACCTACGGCACGGGCAACTTCCTGGTCCTCAACACCGGTACCGAGCTGGTCCGTTCGCAGCACGGTCTGCTCACGACCGTGGCGTACCAGTTCGGCGACAGCCCGGCGATCTACGCCCTGGAGGGCTCCATCGCCGTCACCGGGTCGGCGGTGCAGTGGCTGCGCGACCAGATGAAGATCATCAAGGACGCGGCGGAGAGCGAGGCGCTGGCTCGCTCCGTCGAGGACAACGGCGGCATGTACTTCGTTCCCGCCTTCTCCGGCCTGTTCGCGCCGTACTGGCGCTCCGACGCACGCGGCGCGATCGTCGGTCTGGCCCGCTACAACGACAACGGCCACCTGGCCCGGGCGACCCTGGAGTCCATCTGCTATCAGAGCCGCGACGTCGTCGAGGCCATGGAGCAGGATTCCGGAGTCCATCTGGACGTGCTGAAGGTGGACGGCGGGGTCACGGCCAACGACCTGTGCATGCAGATCCAGGCCGACGTCCTAGGGGTGCCGGTCAGCCGTCCGGTCGTCGCCGAGACCACCGCGCTCGGCGCGGCCTACGCGGCGGGCCTGGCCACCGGATTCTGGCGCGACACCGACGAGCTGCGCACCCACTGGCAGGAGTCCAAGCGCTGGGAGCCCCAGTGGTCCGAAGACCAGCGCGCGGAAGGGTACGCGGGCTGGAAGAAGGCGGTGGAGCGCACGCTCGACTGGGCCAAGGTCGAGTAG
- a CDS encoding MIP/aquaporin family protein has protein sequence MAERLKMHGLVGELSAEFVGTMILILFGCGVVAQVVAGGALTTPPGGLGNHDSIAWAWGLGVTLGVYVAARLSGAHLNPAVTVALATFKGFPWRKVAPYAVAQTAGAFVAALIVRWNYTEALAKADPGHTIKTQGVFSTLPANGNPNLPVHEWGAFRDQIIGTAILLLLILAVTDLLNTPPGANLAPFIVGLIVVAIGMAWGTNAGYAINPARDFGPRLASFFTGYGTAWRDQYGNLYFWVPIVGPLIGGLLGAGIYKTFVGRFLPTAEPEPPGRVPAPEE, from the coding sequence ATGGCTGAGCGATTGAAAATGCACGGATTGGTCGGCGAACTGTCGGCCGAGTTCGTCGGCACCATGATTCTCATCCTCTTCGGCTGTGGCGTGGTGGCCCAGGTGGTCGCCGGCGGAGCGCTCACGACGCCGCCGGGAGGACTCGGAAACCACGACAGCATCGCCTGGGCCTGGGGCCTCGGCGTCACCCTGGGCGTCTACGTCGCGGCGCGACTGAGCGGCGCCCACCTCAATCCCGCGGTGACGGTCGCCCTGGCCACGTTCAAGGGCTTCCCGTGGCGCAAGGTCGCGCCGTACGCGGTGGCACAGACCGCCGGCGCCTTCGTGGCGGCCCTCATCGTGCGGTGGAACTACACCGAGGCACTGGCGAAGGCCGACCCGGGACACACCATCAAGACGCAGGGCGTGTTCTCCACGCTCCCCGCCAACGGCAATCCCAACCTGCCGGTCCACGAGTGGGGCGCGTTCCGCGACCAGATCATCGGCACTGCCATCCTGCTCCTGCTGATCCTCGCCGTCACGGACCTGCTGAACACGCCTCCTGGCGCCAACCTGGCCCCGTTCATCGTCGGTCTGATCGTCGTGGCCATCGGCATGGCGTGGGGCACCAACGCGGGGTACGCGATCAACCCGGCACGTGACTTCGGACCCAGACTGGCCAGCTTCTTCACGGGCTACGGCACAGCATGGCGAGATCAGTACGGGAACCTCTACTTCTGGGTGCCGATCGTCGGCCCCCTGATCGGCGGCCTGCTCGGCGCCGGGATCTACAAGACCTTCGTCGGCCGGTTCCTGCCGACGGCGGAGCCGGAGCCTCCCGGCCGTGTTCCGGCCCCCGAGGAATGA
- a CDS encoding DUF6325 family protein, producing MQQDVADMGPVDYLIVEFPGSRMTGEGMPLLVELVEDGVIRILDLVFIQKGTDGSVAAVEFRELGDRAELTVFEGASSGLLDQGDLDEAGAALEPGNSAAVIVYENLWAAPLARALRRGGAEMVAGGRIPVDALLASLDATEAVRPPGGTVTAR from the coding sequence ATGCAACAGGACGTCGCGGACATGGGGCCCGTCGACTATCTGATCGTCGAGTTCCCCGGAAGCCGCATGACGGGCGAGGGCATGCCCCTGCTCGTCGAGCTGGTCGAGGACGGCGTCATCCGCATCCTCGACCTCGTCTTCATCCAGAAGGGCACCGACGGATCGGTCGCCGCAGTGGAATTCAGGGAGCTCGGCGACAGGGCCGAACTGACGGTGTTCGAGGGAGCCTCCTCCGGTCTGCTCGACCAGGGCGACCTGGACGAGGCCGGCGCCGCGCTGGAGCCCGGGAACTCCGCGGCCGTCATCGTGTACGAGAACCTCTGGGCCGCTCCGCTGGCACGTGCGCTACGGCGCGGCGGCGCCGAGATGGTGGCCGGGGGGCGCATCCCCGTGGACGCCCTGCTGGCGTCGCTGGACGCCACCGAGGCGGTGCGTCCTCCCGGCGGAACCGTCACCGCCCGCTGA
- a CDS encoding SHOCT domain-containing protein, with product MPGLLRGVARTAVIAGTATAVSNRVSRRQAGRWAEQESAARQDVDQRATAPAPAPAPAAQSHADDMTAKIDQLRQLADLKAQGVLTEEEFAAQKRQLLG from the coding sequence ATGCCAGGACTTCTTCGCGGTGTGGCCCGCACCGCCGTGATCGCGGGCACGGCCACGGCCGTGTCCAACCGGGTCTCGAGGCGCCAGGCGGGCCGGTGGGCCGAGCAGGAGAGCGCCGCCCGCCAGGACGTCGACCAGCGGGCCACCGCGCCCGCTCCCGCTCCTGCCCCCGCCGCGCAGTCGCACGCCGACGACATGACCGCCAAGATCGACCAGCTCAGGCAGCTCGCCGACCTCAAGGCTCAAGGGGTCCTCACCGAGGAGGAGTTCGCGGCACAGAAGCGTCAGCTCCTCGGCTGA
- a CDS encoding SDR family oxidoreductase, with protein sequence MSPTEGAPRDVIPAHLLQGQKALVTGANSGIGLATAVALGRAGADVVVNYVAGREEADKVVEKIRSFGVRAAACQADVSDEDQVVAMMNRMVEEFGTIDILVANAGMQRDAAFTEMTLAQWQKVLEVNLTGQFLCAREATKEFLRRGVVPEVSRAAGKIICMSSVHQVIPWAGHVNYAASKGGVQMMMETLAQELAPKKIRVNAVAPGAVRTPINRSAWETPEAREDLLRLIPYDRVGDPEDIAHAVVGLASDLMDYVVGTTLFVDGGMTLFPGFATGG encoded by the coding sequence GTGAGTCCGACCGAGGGTGCGCCCCGTGACGTGATCCCCGCCCACCTGCTCCAGGGCCAGAAGGCCCTGGTCACCGGCGCGAACTCCGGGATCGGCCTGGCGACCGCGGTCGCACTGGGCCGGGCCGGGGCCGACGTGGTCGTGAACTACGTGGCCGGCCGGGAAGAGGCCGACAAGGTGGTGGAGAAGATCAGGTCCTTCGGGGTGCGGGCGGCGGCCTGTCAGGCGGACGTCTCCGACGAGGACCAGGTCGTCGCCATGATGAACCGGATGGTCGAGGAGTTCGGCACGATCGACATCCTGGTCGCCAACGCCGGGATGCAGCGGGACGCCGCGTTCACCGAGATGACGCTCGCCCAGTGGCAGAAGGTCCTCGAGGTCAACCTGACCGGGCAGTTCCTGTGCGCGCGGGAGGCGACGAAGGAGTTCCTGCGCCGCGGAGTCGTCCCCGAGGTGTCGCGTGCCGCCGGCAAGATCATCTGCATGAGCTCCGTGCACCAGGTCATCCCGTGGGCCGGGCACGTCAACTACGCCGCCTCCAAAGGCGGTGTGCAGATGATGATGGAGACCCTCGCCCAGGAACTCGCGCCGAAGAAGATCCGGGTGAACGCCGTCGCCCCGGGAGCCGTCAGGACGCCCATCAACCGCAGCGCCTGGGAGACACCCGAGGCCCGCGAGGACCTTCTGCGGCTGATCCCCTACGACCGCGTCGGCGACCCCGAGGACATCGCCCACGCCGTCGTGGGCCTCGCCTCCGACCTCATGGACTACGTGGTGGGCACCACGCTCTTCGTGGACGGCGGGATGACCCTCTTCCCCGGCTTCGCCACCGGCGGCTGA
- a CDS encoding cytochrome ubiquinol oxidase subunit I: MHSTLQALADAPAQLLPARSLMAFTLASHIILVPLGVALPLITLVLHGYGLRRGDRTALLLARRWSAVMAVQFAIGVVTGTVLSFEFGLLWPGLMGRWGDVFGIGFGVEAWAFFLEAVLIAIYLYGWRRLPARTHFLLALPLPAAALLGAFGILAANSWMNTPRGFRLDSAGDPVDVKIWKAVFTPMFGPQYWHFVVAMLVTAGYVVAGVYAAGRLRGRRDRYHRLGFAVPFTVAAVLTPVQFVLGDSIARKVFHEQPVKFAAMELVWKTDTHVPEYLFGRLHPDGAVSGGVRIPQLDSVLAGFSPDTRVTGLTSVPEDARPTATQATIAHWAFDIMVGIGSLLLVLALWYALIWLRRRRLPVSAWFYRCAAVAGVASVVAVESGWITTEVGRQPWIVYENMRVAEAVTSTGSPGLWTMFALVVVVYVFVFGSFLVVLLKMRTRWRLADEEDRRSGGAHSRRETPESGLPYGPRPAVPSGAPLGTGDAASPPAEDRP; the protein is encoded by the coding sequence ATGCACAGCACGCTGCAGGCACTGGCGGACGCCCCCGCGCAACTGCTCCCGGCGAGGTCCCTGATGGCCTTCACCCTCGCCTCCCACATCATCCTCGTACCGCTGGGCGTGGCGCTGCCGCTGATCACGCTCGTCCTGCACGGTTACGGCCTGCGCCGCGGGGACCGGACGGCGCTGCTGCTCGCCCGCCGGTGGTCCGCGGTGATGGCGGTCCAGTTCGCGATCGGGGTGGTCACCGGCACCGTGCTCTCCTTCGAGTTCGGTCTCCTGTGGCCGGGCCTGATGGGGAGATGGGGCGACGTCTTCGGGATCGGGTTCGGCGTCGAGGCCTGGGCCTTCTTCCTGGAGGCCGTCCTGATCGCGATCTACCTCTACGGCTGGCGGCGGCTTCCCGCCCGGACCCACTTCCTGCTCGCCCTGCCCCTGCCGGCGGCGGCCCTGCTCGGCGCCTTCGGCATCCTGGCCGCCAACTCCTGGATGAACACACCGCGCGGCTTCCGCCTCGACTCCGCGGGAGACCCGGTCGACGTGAAGATCTGGAAGGCGGTCTTCACCCCCATGTTCGGCCCGCAGTACTGGCATTTCGTGGTGGCGATGCTCGTGACGGCCGGCTACGTCGTGGCCGGCGTCTACGCCGCCGGACGGCTGCGCGGCCGCCGGGACCGGTACCACCGGCTCGGCTTCGCCGTCCCCTTCACGGTCGCCGCGGTGCTGACGCCGGTCCAGTTCGTGCTGGGCGACTCGATCGCCCGGAAGGTCTTCCACGAACAGCCGGTGAAGTTCGCCGCCATGGAGTTGGTCTGGAAGACCGACACCCACGTACCGGAGTACCTCTTCGGCCGCCTCCACCCGGACGGAGCCGTCTCCGGCGGCGTCAGGATCCCGCAGCTGGACTCCGTCCTCGCCGGCTTCAGCCCCGACACCCGGGTCACCGGACTGACCTCCGTGCCCGAGGACGCACGGCCGACGGCCACTCAGGCGACCATCGCCCACTGGGCTTTCGACATCATGGTGGGCATCGGCTCCCTGCTCCTCGTCCTCGCCCTGTGGTACGCCCTGATCTGGCTGCGCCGGCGCCGGCTGCCCGTCTCGGCATGGTTCTACCGGTGCGCGGCGGTGGCGGGCGTCGCCTCCGTCGTCGCGGTCGAGAGCGGCTGGATCACCACCGAGGTGGGGCGCCAGCCGTGGATCGTCTACGAGAACATGCGGGTCGCCGAAGCCGTCACGTCGACCGGCTCCCCCGGCCTGTGGACCATGTTCGCCCTGGTCGTCGTGGTGTACGTGTTCGTCTTCGGGTCCTTTCTCGTCGTCCTGCTGAAAATGCGCACCCGCTGGCGGCTCGCCGACGAGGAGGACCGTCGAAGCGGCGGAGCCCACTCGCGGCGGGAGACGCCGGAGTCGGGCCTCCCGTACGGGCCGCGCCCCGCGGTACCGTCCGGTGCTCCGCTCGGGACCGGCGACGCCGCCTCCCCGCCCGCGGAGGACCGGCCGTGA
- a CDS encoding cytochrome d ubiquinol oxidase subunit II produces MTADVVAVVLLLAVAAYACAGGTDYGAGFWDLVAGGARRGRRPRWLIDHAMAPVWEVNNVWLVFVLVIMWTGFPVLFQRLFQSMWLPLALAAVGIVLRGAGFALRKPAQRQAGRRLYGTVFAVSSLVTPFFLGVTAGGVASGRVTADADPSTHAWAHPTPVLFGLLAVATTALLGAVFLAADARRFDAPDLAGYFRRRALAALGCVAVLAVSTLAVTRDDAPHVWHGLTHGAGLGFVVAAAVGTLATGLLLARGATDAWSRVAAVVVVASAVIAWGMAQRPYLVPTTLTVSEGAGADTTLRWLGLVTLVALVLVVPAVALLYRLDTRGELESLTDADLRRGGAGDEG; encoded by the coding sequence GTGACCGCGGACGTCGTCGCCGTCGTCCTGCTCCTCGCGGTGGCCGCCTACGCCTGCGCCGGCGGGACCGACTACGGGGCCGGGTTCTGGGACCTCGTCGCGGGGGGAGCGCGCCGCGGCAGGCGACCCCGATGGCTGATCGACCATGCGATGGCCCCCGTGTGGGAGGTCAACAACGTGTGGCTGGTCTTCGTCCTCGTGATCATGTGGACGGGCTTCCCCGTCCTGTTCCAGCGCCTCTTCCAGTCGATGTGGCTGCCGCTGGCGCTGGCGGCCGTCGGCATCGTGCTGCGCGGCGCCGGGTTCGCGCTGCGCAAGCCCGCACAGCGGCAGGCCGGACGGCGCCTGTACGGCACGGTGTTCGCCGTCTCCTCCCTCGTGACGCCGTTCTTCCTCGGCGTCACGGCGGGCGGGGTCGCGTCGGGCCGGGTGACGGCGGACGCAGACCCTTCCACGCACGCCTGGGCCCATCCCACGCCGGTGCTGTTCGGTCTGCTGGCCGTGGCGACCACCGCGCTGCTCGGCGCGGTGTTCCTCGCCGCGGACGCCCGCCGCTTCGACGCGCCCGACCTGGCCGGATACTTCCGGCGGCGGGCTCTGGCGGCGCTGGGCTGTGTCGCCGTCCTCGCCGTGAGCACCCTCGCGGTCACCCGTGACGACGCCCCGCACGTATGGCACGGGCTGACGCACGGTGCCGGGCTCGGCTTCGTGGTGGCGGCGGCCGTGGGCACCCTGGCCACCGGCCTGCTGCTCGCGCGCGGCGCCACCGACGCCTGGTCGCGGGTCGCGGCGGTCGTCGTGGTGGCGTCCGCGGTCATCGCCTGGGGCATGGCGCAGCGCCCGTACCTCGTCCCGACCACCCTGACCGTCTCCGAGGGGGCCGGCGCGGACACCACGCTGCGCTGGCTCGGCCTGGTCACCCTCGTCGCCTTGGTGCTGGTCGTGCCCGCCGTGGCGCTCCTCTACCGGCTCGACACCCGTGGCGAGCTGGAGAGCCTCACCGACGCCGACCTGCGCCGCGGCGGCGCCGGCGACGAGGGCTGA
- a CDS encoding glycoside hydrolase family 15 protein, which translates to MDDYPLIENHGLIGDLQTAALVTTDGSIDWFCVPRFDSPSVFGALLDKDKGGRCTIRPQRQAYATKQLYLPDTAILVTRFMTEAGAGEVIDFMPVTGTSVTESHRIARMVRCVRGRMTFDVEVEPRFDYGRKSHRLHLSEHGAVFASEDGAELTVHPVREPDDERLLDLLVDRRDSLHFTLTLEAGQERGLVLERSAGGPPREMRLDEYNRLFDATVAFWRTWLRQSRYTGRWRETVERSAITLKLMTFAPTGAVVAAPTAALPEQLGGERNWDYRFTWIRDASFSVYALLGLGFTDEARAFIQWLSDRVGERAGRDGDTGPLNIMYAVDGSSDLAEVTLDHWAGYAGSAPVRIGNGAATQLQLDIYGEALDSIYFAHRHGLQVGHHGWRALLTDLDWLVDHWDQAEEGLWETRGGRENFTYGRVMSWVAFDRALRLAESNGRPADVERWRGARDDCYEQVMAKGWNEGRRAFVQHYGSDVLDSSLLRMSTVGFITPDDPLWSSTLDAVEEELVSDSLVYRYNPEASPDGLRGSEGTFSLCTFMYVDALARAGRTEKARLVFEKMMGYANHLGLYSEEIDPTGRQLGNFPQAFTHLALIDAAITLDAALNRT; encoded by the coding sequence ATGGACGACTACCCACTGATCGAGAACCACGGCCTCATCGGTGACCTGCAGACCGCGGCGCTGGTCACGACCGACGGCAGCATCGACTGGTTCTGCGTGCCGAGATTCGACTCGCCCAGCGTGTTCGGCGCGCTGCTGGACAAGGACAAGGGCGGACGCTGCACGATCCGGCCGCAGCGCCAGGCCTACGCGACCAAGCAGCTGTACCTCCCCGACACGGCGATCCTGGTCACCAGGTTCATGACCGAGGCGGGCGCCGGCGAGGTGATCGACTTCATGCCGGTGACGGGCACGTCGGTCACGGAGAGCCACCGAATCGCGCGGATGGTGCGCTGCGTGCGCGGCAGGATGACGTTCGACGTCGAGGTCGAGCCGCGGTTCGACTACGGACGCAAGAGCCACCGGCTGCATCTCAGCGAGCACGGGGCGGTGTTCGCCTCCGAGGACGGCGCGGAGCTCACCGTGCACCCCGTCCGTGAGCCGGACGACGAGCGGCTGCTCGACCTGCTCGTCGACCGGCGGGACTCCCTGCACTTCACCCTCACTCTGGAGGCCGGCCAGGAGCGTGGACTGGTCCTGGAGCGGTCGGCGGGCGGCCCGCCGAGGGAGATGCGCCTCGACGAGTACAACCGGCTCTTCGACGCGACGGTCGCGTTCTGGCGGACCTGGCTGCGTCAGTCGCGCTACACGGGCCGCTGGCGCGAGACCGTGGAGCGTTCCGCGATCACGCTGAAACTGATGACTTTCGCGCCGACGGGCGCGGTGGTGGCCGCACCGACGGCCGCGCTTCCGGAGCAACTGGGGGGCGAGCGTAACTGGGACTACCGGTTCACCTGGATCCGCGACGCCTCGTTCTCGGTGTACGCCCTGCTCGGGCTCGGATTCACCGACGAGGCCCGGGCGTTCATCCAGTGGCTCTCCGACCGGGTCGGGGAACGCGCGGGCAGGGACGGCGACACCGGCCCGCTGAACATCATGTACGCCGTGGACGGTTCCTCCGACCTGGCTGAGGTGACGCTCGACCACTGGGCGGGCTATGCGGGTTCCGCGCCGGTGCGCATCGGCAACGGCGCCGCCACGCAACTCCAGCTGGACATCTACGGGGAGGCGCTCGACAGCATCTACTTCGCGCACCGGCACGGTCTGCAGGTGGGGCACCACGGATGGCGGGCGCTGCTCACCGATCTCGACTGGCTGGTCGACCACTGGGACCAGGCGGAGGAAGGACTGTGGGAGACCCGCGGCGGGCGCGAGAACTTCACCTACGGCCGTGTGATGTCCTGGGTGGCCTTCGACCGTGCGCTGCGGCTCGCCGAGTCCAACGGCCGGCCGGCCGACGTCGAACGCTGGCGCGGCGCACGGGACGACTGCTACGAGCAGGTCATGGCCAAGGGGTGGAACGAGGGGCGTCGGGCCTTCGTCCAGCACTACGGCAGTGACGTGCTCGACTCCTCGCTGCTGCGCATGTCGACGGTCGGGTTCATCACCCCCGACGACCCCTTGTGGTCCTCGACCCTCGACGCCGTGGAGGAGGAACTGGTCAGCGACAGCCTGGTCTACCGCTACAACCCCGAAGCCTCACCCGACGGTCTGCGCGGCTCCGAGGGCACGTTCTCGCTGTGCACCTTCATGTACGTCGACGCCCTGGCGCGGGCGGGACGCACCGAGAAGGCGCGGCTCGTGTTCGAGAAGATGATGGGGTACGCGAACCATCTGGGCCTGTACTCGGAGGAGATCGACCCGACGGGCCGTCAACTGGGCAACTTCCCGCAGGCGTTCACCCATCTCGCCCTCATCGACGCGGCCATCACGCTGGACGCCGCGCTCAACCGCACGTAG